cctgtctctctgcctgcttgtgatctctgtcaaataaataaataaaatctttaaagaaaaaaaagtaagaggccaccctattcttttttttttaagatttcatttatttatttgacagacagagatcacaagcaggcagtgaggcaggcagagagagagaaagggaagcaggctccccgccgagcagagagcccaatgcggggctcgatcccaggatctgggatcctgacctgagccaaaggcagaggctttgacccactgagccacccaggtgccccataccacCCTATTATTCTTGTGTCCCACTCCCAGCCACTTGTCTGTTCATTCAGCATTAAATTAATGCCAAGCATATATTGCCTTGCCCAGTGCTGGGGCCAATATAAGGTCTTACCCATTACAAGCTGTACAGGTTTgacttgtttttaatataaacctCATATTCGAGTGTACCACACGTACAGAAGAGGGCACAGACCACGGGTGATCAGTGTCATGAGTTTTTATAAGCAAACATACGTGTGGAACCAGAACGCAGGTTAAAGAACATCCCCAGCCAGATTCCAGGAACACTTAATTCTGTAACATCTCTGAAATCCGGCTGCGTCTCCCAAGCACTGGTGAGTCATAATTTAATTCGCAGTACTTTTTTGTCTCTCCTGGTGATACACACAATAATGGTGCATTTTTTGATCAACGGTGACTCAGGGCCAACTGGCAGTAGGAGGAAgaacagcaacagcagcatctAATATTTGTAGATGCCTCAAGGAGCCAGGCACTTTGCAGACACTTGAATTCTCTCCACAACCCTGCGAAGTAATGCATTTTTAGTCTCAGTTTAAAGATcgagaaaactgaggcctgggaAGGTCAAGCCACTTGTCCACGGTCAATATACTTTTCTGCTAACCCCGTGCCTGCTGTAGGCAGTGCTCCTGGGGATTCAGAGGTTGTGTGATAGAAGGTCTTCTCCAGGATAAAGCCTACCGAGAGGGGTCCCAGCACAGTGGATTTCTGGGGTTTCCtagcagggagtggggaggtgggtgagtGATACTGACAGGCCCTTCCTAGACTCAGCTTGCCCCTGGAGACCTGGCCAAAGTATGGTGGGAGTAGAGTGGAAGGTGAAGAATGgtgaaagaattaaaaggaagCCAAGACTCCCTCTTTCTTCAGCTTCTGTGCCTGTGGGGGAATTCTTAAGGAGCAAAGCCAGTTCCCACCTCCCACACCTCCACCCTGGCCCTGACTCTCCTTTgctccctctcccaaccctcaGCCTGAACCACAGATGGCTCAAAATTCTTCCACTGGTCTTGCAGATGGATGTAGCCTGTCCTTTCAGGATTCCTCCTCACTGTTATCTTTCTCCCCACTCCCGTCCTCCTCCTCTAAAGGCAGGATACCTGAGGGTTTGAATCCACCAGATTTCAGAAATGGAAAGGAGTAGAATCCTCTGCTAAGGCTCTCATGTGCAGAGGCTTCTATCACTCCCTTGCAAATAGCTTTAGACACCAGGGTCAGTTTTgagttgttcctttttttctggatCCTAGAAGAGGAGGGGGGACCCAATGGGATCTGAGTTGAAAATCAGTTACATATTGTTACCGCTGTtgtagagatgaagaaactgaggcttagaggcGGGGCATCTTGTCTAGGTTCTAGAGCCAATATGTACAAGTCTTTGCTTCTTCCATTGCCACTGGCCGGGACTTGGGTTTGTGCTGAGAACTGGGCAGAACGAAATTTTAAAATCGAGAGAGGGGTCCTGCCCATCAGGATCCTGGTGTATGAGTTGTGTGCATGGAGAGTAAGTCTGACCACTGAGTATTTTCTTGATCTAATATTGTGTTgattggacttttttttaaataacaaagtaagtaaatgaataaataattcctGCTTATTCACCATGTTCAACCTCACACCAAGTTTTCCCcaactcagggcctttgcacaggctgttccTACTGCCTGGAATATCCTCCCCCCAAAGATTTACTGGCTGACTCCCCTCTCTTTAGGTTCTGCACAGCTGTCACGGCATCCTGGTGGCTTTCCCTGAATGTTCCATCCGAAGGCCGTTCCCCCTCAGCAGGCCGTTCCCCCTCAGCATATCACAACACTTGTCATAATCTGTAActatctttcatttctatttgaCCCCTGGTTTCATATCTGTTTCCCCCACTAGAATGTTAGTGTCACTAGATTTTCTTCCTGCTGCTTTAGCTCCAGCCCCAAAAGTAGCATCTGGAAACAAATGTatgtagaaagaaagaagggcagaaataaagaaagaaatgaggaaagaaatgagtgaataaaataaatgaaatgggagAGATGAATAAAAGAGACTTCAGGGATAAAAGACCCCACATTTCCACATTTGGAATATAAACCAACTGAGACTTGGAGAAACAAAAagacagttattttattttggtttcaaaATCCTTAATGTGAGGAGAACCGAGATAGTCTGTATATAAAGGGGCCCTAGCTACTGCTAGTCAGAATTAACTGCATTGGAAGGGTTGGCGGGGAAACAAACAGGGCCTGAGAGGCCTGGAGGCCAGGAGTGGGGGCACCAAGCAGCAGCTGCCAGGAGAGAAGGCTCAGAACAGGTGGGGTGGTTGACTCAGTCGTCCCACTCATCGTCCTCATCCTCGTCGCCGGCCTGGTCCTCCCCTTCgtctggagggaaagagaaagtagGACTTAGGATGGGCAGAAGGGTTCAAAGGCCCAGGGTGGGGTGAAGTTCCTGGGATCTGAGAGATCAAGACTCAGGGTTCTGGGGGGCTGTGGTCTCCTGGGGGCCCATGCAGCTGAATGAGGGAGGGGCTCCTCAGAGGCAGGAGATTTAGGGTGTGGCCTGGAGTTGGAATGGAAGTTAATCTCATTGTCAAAAACGTGGTTACTTGGGATATCACTGTCACGCGGGGGTTAATGTTCGGTTTGTCACTTAATGGGGTGGATTCAACTATTATTAGCAGAGGCAGAGTACTTTACAATATCACTGTTTTATAGCAGGCTAATGTTAATGTTACTGACCCATCACGGGTTATCGATGATCTCACTGTAAAAAGATGAGGTTTGTGAAAATAATCATCATGGAGCAAATTCATACTAATCTTGCAGACGTATCCTGGGATTAACGTGAATTACTATCGCCAGTAATAGGTTGAGGTTCACATTCCCCTCCTCTAATTGTCCCATAATGGCAATAGTGTTGCCACATCAGGGGACAAATGTCAACGTTATTACAGAAACGTTGGGTTGGTTATGGTATTATCACCACATTATCAGCTCGGGTCCCTCTACTGACTCCTGGAGTTCGAGTTAATTTTATTGTCCACGGTGGGGTTCCTTAGAACAGCATCACCTATAGGCTAATGGTAACGCTTCCAGGCGTCCGGTATTCCTATTAATATTGCAGACATGCTCTGGCCTTTATGTTAATGTCATCATCAAAAAAAGAGTGAATCATAGGATTGTACGATGATGCCAATGTTAACACTGCCAAAAAAGGAGATTGATAACAGAGTCACAATGGGGTGGCGGTCACCACAGTTGGTAACCGGTGGGGTTGTTTTTCAGCCCACACTGGCCCCGGGGAGCGGGTGCGCTGTCCTGGCAGCAGGCAGGCTGTCACCTGAAGAGTGGATGGCTCGGCTTCTCTTCTGCATCACGTGCATCAGGGCTCCCACCAGGCCCTCTGAGCTCTGAGGCGCGGGCTGCAGTGCTGAGTTCTCGGGGGCCCCAGGCGTCTGCAGCAAGGAGGGTCCAGCACAGAGGGTTCAAGGCCCATGATGGGAGcactcctccctgctcctcccacGTTATTCCCACTCTCATACACTCCAGTCACTTTCAGGGTTCCCAGctggcctctccccactgccctccccaccctgtcACTGAAACCCCAAAAGCCTGGGACCTCTGTCAGTTTCAGCCCTGCCCCAGATATCCTGACTTGACTGACACCCAAGtcccagacacccccaatcctccCTCTCACCCGTCTTCACCTTGTTCAGCTGAATTCCCTGGCGGATTTGATCCAAAAGCGCCCCCCGACCTCCACCAGGGGCCAGGTTCCCCACAGGCCCcagagcaggaggtgggggagggactgGCCCATCCccagagctggggggtgggggcggtgggggtgggggtggaggcacAGGGGGCCCTCCAGCtccagggggtggagggggtggtggtCCAGAACGTCCAGTGGctggagggggtggtggtggagggccCCCtcggcctgggggtgggggtgcccggGGAGTTGGTGGGGGCGGAGCACCTCCCAAAGGTACAGGAGGCAGTGGACCAGAACGACCCTTGTTGCTCCCCATAGTAGGGGGCCGGGGAGCCTGGTTTCCTCCTCTGGACGGCGGTGGGGGAGGTGGAAGAGGCTCTGAAGTGGGGAGATAACACAGAGGTACTGTTAGTTATCTTCAGAGCCTCAATTTTGCTCACTTGCAACACAGGAACCCCAAGTGACCAACTCCTGATTCAAGCAGTGTAAGGGTTTTCATGAGGACTGAGCGACTACGGTGTATTTCTTAGGAATAAGCTACTGGGGTCGGAGAAGAAAGGGGGTGCTCACCCTGACGCCTCATTTCCTGCCGCACAGCCTCCAGGCCACCCTGGTCTTCAATGAAATCGTagatgagtttggaggtttcagCATCTGTGAGCTGGGCCTCACTGATGCCTGCCCTGGAGAACAGACTCCGCAGGTCTGGGTCCAGGTTGTTTACCTGCCCAAGAGGAAGAaggccagggcaggggtgggggaataaggcagggaggggaggggcaccgATTATCACTGGGTCCATCTACCCCACAGGGGTATCTGAGAGGAATGTAAAAAGGGTTGGGGTCTGGGGGTAGGTCTGAGCCAGTGGACTATGGAAGGGTAGGTGGGTAGTCAAATGGGTCAAGGGGTCTTTGGAATTACTCACGTCAAATCCATTCTGGGGGTCCCACCCCACGTGGCTGACATGTCTGGGGGAGGTGAGGAGATCCCAGTGAAGCCccattccccttccttcccttccttcctagtGAAACCCtcttgccctccccctccccagagggCCTCTGAGAGGCCAGAATGAATAGATGAGTcctaagtgaatgaatgagtgactgaATGAGAACAGTAGTGATGGAATTAGAAGGGGTCCATGGGTTGTAATGCCCAACTTTCCATCCACCCCTTTTTCTACCAACCATTCACACATCCATTTGTCCACCTAGCCATTTGCATTCACCTGTCAGAACACCGATCCCTCGTATATTTGTCTTCCTACTCATCTGCCCACATACATCTGTTTACTCACTTGTCTGCCCACCTGTCTTCACACACACttgtccatctatccatccatctacccgtGTGCCCACCTGTCAATTCATCCACTCTTTTGTCTGCCTGTTCATCCATATACTTCTACTGATCCACTGaactatccattcatccatgcaTCTGGCCCTATTCATCCCCATCCACCTTCTCTGTGAACCAACCaaatatccatccatctgtccactcaccctcccacctcccatttacccatccacccatccatccaaccactTACCCATTCATTCCCCAGCCAACTAATTCATGcatgcatgcatccatccatccatccattcattcattcattcaacattcatcCAACCATtcatctacccacccacccatccactcaCCTATCAGCCCACCCAGGGTGCGAGTAAGGTGAAGCAAGTGAGGTGTCTAGGATGCAAAATTTAAGGAGCCCCTCACTCTCAGAGTGATGAGTTGCAGTTGCATGACCCTTAGAGTAACTGCCTCTATATATTTTGCAACTTTGGTGCCTTGCTTGCTTCTCCCTAGACCTGGCCTTGTACCCACCCACCTATCCACTCATCTATCCACCCACGCACCCAACCATGCCATTCTTCCATCCACCCAGCTCTCTTCCTGTCCATCTTTTCATCTGCCCCCACCAACAGGGATTGGTAGGACTAGTGGGGAGAGGTTCTCACTTGAATCCACTTGGTGCACCAATATCGGCCTTGctgattttcttcttccctgaGCGTTTCTTATcagctgggccaggcccaggcgcTGGGAGCCCACGGTATCGGGAACTCGTGATGTCGGGGTTCTGGATGTCCACTGTTACTAGCCCCAGGGACAGTTGGCCAGATGCTGGGCCTGTGGGGAAAATAGGGTGATTGAGCCATTGACCTACTCACCTACCAGCCAAAGCACAGGCGAAAGAGACAGGACAAGTGTTGGGGGAATCTGTGTGTGTCTGGTGGTCATGGAGGGAGTGGGTGAAGGGTCCAATTAGGGCTTATGGAGAAGTGGATGGGTGGGTTCCACAAACCATTCTTACCTTCAccaattcatttctttattcattcactcatctgaTCACTTAAGTATTGATTCATTCGTTCATGGCTCATTGaccaattaattaaattattcattcagtcagtcagtcattgCTTTCTTCACCAATTGAAATGTTGTGttagttattcatttattcactattcaattcattcacttattcgTTAACTaacatccattcatccattcatccatataTCCACATACTCATTCACCTACACATCTGTACATCTATGTTTTCATCTTCCCATCAATTCATCCTCCACTCAACCATCTATCCACCCACCTTCCACCCACCCTTTTGCCCACTTATCTCTGCACTCTCCCAACTTCTCGTCCATCCACCCACTACACACCCATCTGTCCATCTACTCACCCACCCATCTGTCCACCCAGAGACACAGGGAAGAATCAGCACTCACCCCCTTGGTCTCCAcctgggtgtgggggcaggggtgggagccctcctcttctctctggaaGGATGGAATGGGTAGAGAGCTATTACAACTCTGCTACAGTTTCCTGGGCTATCCCCTTGGTGCCCTCCTTGAACTTGAGGACTCACCTTCATTGGCTGGCGCCGGTGGTGTGGGTAGCTGGCGTCTGTCTGTGGGGAGACAGGTGGACTGGGAACCGGAACCATAAGAGGGGCTTTTCTAGCTCCCTACTCTTCACACACTTCCGCCCAACCTCCTTTCCACTCTGAAAGCCTCCTCACCTCCACTTTGCCTCTGATTCCTTTTTTGGATCTTCTCCTGCACCAGGGCCCGGAAGACCTGGGCCTCGCCCTCGTCTGCAAAGTTCAACCCTGCCTGGCAGGCCTGCAGACATCTTGGGCTCAATAGCTTTCCAggccccaccaccacccagcaCCTTTCCCATCTCCTCCCCACATCCCACCTGGGGCCCAGGGGTTGAGGGGTCACTCACATctccagcaaaggtgtggaagAAGGGGGTAGGAGTGGAGTAGACCAGCTGTGAGTACAGCTCTTGTTCCCAGAGCAGACGGCCGGTCTGGAGAGATCCGGGGTGAGGGGGGGAGCGCATTAGCACAAAGACTTGCCCTGAGTGGCAGGCCTCTGTTATCTGGGCAAGGAGAACAGTGTCCTAATTTGGTGTCCCAGGATCAGATAAGAGACTTCCAGCTTATTATCAGAGAGTTGTGGTGTCTAGATGTCAGGTGTGGAGGGTTGGGGTACAGTATGGGAGTTAGACATACAGTCAGGGATGGGGAGTTGGGGTTCAAGGCCCTAGAGGTGAGACTTGGGGGCTTGAATAGGAGGATTTAGAGCTCCAGTCCTAGGAAACTGAGCCCATTCACAGACTTCATCTTACACCCTTCCTTTAGGCGGGGGCCTTCATTTGGGCAAGTAGGGCTCCAGTACTAGGAATTGATGTTCAGATTTGAGGTTCAGACACACAGACCTGAaagttctgggggtgggggattcaGTCAAGGTACATGCAATCTGACATTTAAGAAACAGAGCTATGGCTTAGCAGCTAGGCAAACATTTAGGGTCCAGAAATTTTGATGGGGGATTTCTGGGACCCAAAAGCTTGGGTTTAGAACATACTTGAGGTTCAGGTAAAAGTAtagtgctcatttttttaaattcataaaacaGATTAGATTTGGGAGCTATACAAATAGTTGGGGGTTATAGGTCTTGACCTGGGGATTCTGGGGTCAAtcatcaaagacaaagaaagtcaAAGCAGAGTTTGACATCTGGATGAAGTCTTTGGTTCTGGGGCTCAGGGGTTCACTGATCTGTCCAAGGCCTTGGGGCTTTGGACACAGATCTGGATTTGCGAGTTGAAAACTGGTTTGCACATCCAGCAAGGGGGATGGGGATCACCTGAAGGCCATAAAGACGGATGAAGTAGGACTTCTGGGGGTTATCCTTCACGAAGCACACAGCCCCACAATGCTCCTTGGTCCAGTGTTCAGCTCCAGGAGGCAATGCCAGGTACAGTTGAACAACAGCAGTGGCCAGTGTCTGGGAGGGAAGAGCAGGGCTCAGGGGAATCTGGTTAGCCAGAAGGTCTAGTTCTTCCTTGTCCATGGCTATTCTGGCTCTCAGGGAAGAGCCACAGCCAGAGGGAAAGTAGATAGGCATCGCAACCGAGATCTTCCTGGGATTGGTAAATGGGGGTAAGTGGGTTTTAGGAGAGGAGAtgatggagaagggaagaagaccggaagagggaaagaaagtggaggaaaggagaaggatggggaagatgaggaggcagaagaggaggagaggaagaggaggaaagggagggaggcagggagggccagGAGATCCCCAGCTCACCCAGCATTTCCGACCCAGCATCTCGAAGAGTCGCTGGTTCTCGTGGTCCTGGAGCAGTGTGGAGGGTATGTTCTGCTGAACCCCTGGTCCTCCGCGACCCCCAGACCTGCCTCCCACAGGGCCCCCACTCATGGTGCCTCCTGCCCTTGTCCTCTTCAGCCAGGCTCTGGGTGCAGGGTAAGAAGAGGAACTTCCGCAGTGCGCAGGGGAACAGGAAGTACAAAAAACCACAAGGGAAACAAGTCCtccaggggcctctgggtgggcctggcctcctcctccctccctaggACAGGCTCGGACCCTCCTCCCTTAGAAAGGGGCCCTCCTCCATTTGGCTGGTTAAGACCCATCTTTTGGGCCAGCTCgtgtcctcctccttctttcttacTCCCTGAGGCCCATCTCCCTCTGACTGGCTcatgtccctcttcctctgattGGCTGGGAGCAAAGGCCAGGCCACTGCTGCACTTCTGCTGGAGGACACAATGGTGGGGAGCAGTTGGGGGGCTGGgcagcctccttcctccccaaagcATCCAGCTGGTCTGGACCTGAGGCCCACAGCCCCTCATGCGGAAGGGTTACTGGGTTAAGACTTTTCCTCTAATGACACTGTGAGGGGCTGGGATCCCACCTCTCTCCTGAGACCCCCAGCAATGCTTGGGCACCCAGCACACTTCCCCATCCCTTACCCCTGCCTCCCCGCAGTTCCCAAATCACTTTCTGCTTCTCATCCCTTCAGGCAACGTCTTATTTAATCCTAATTGCTTTTGAACCTTTTAAAGTCTGGATTCTTGGGGGTCAGTATTTACAGAGGTCAGAACACTGTCTGGGACATATGTTCAGTGGCTTCCATCAGTGTTGGATAAATGTAGGACgttgtgtgggggaaaaaaaggaagactctGAAGATtccagacttttattttattttttaagaatttatttattgggacgcctgggtggttcagttggttaagcggctgccttcggctcagctcatgatcccagcatcctgggatggagtcccacatcaggctccttgctcggcagggagcctgcttctccctctgcctctaacctgccactctgtctgcctgtgcttgtactctgtctctctctctctaacaaataaataaaatctaaaaaaaaaaaaaaagaaagaaagaaagaaaaagaatttatttatttacaggcgcctgggtggctcagtgggttaaaacctctgccttcagctcaggtcatgatcccagggtcctgggattgagcctcacatcaggttctctgctcagcggggagactgcttcccttccattctctctacctgcctctctgcctacttgtgatctctgtctgtcaaataaataaataaaatatttaagaaaaaagaatttatttgtcacagagagagagagagcacaatcagggcgaggggaagaagcaggctccttggatatggggctcgatcccaggaccctgggatcatgacctgagctgaaggcagaggctttaacccactgagccacccaggcgccccacagtattccattgtttgtacaatttgtttatttgtattgtCCTGATAACAAATGTTTGGGCTATTCCTGGCTTTTGGTCCCTTACACATCTCCTGGTCCGCACAGGCAGGCATACACTCGGGAGGGGAATCAGGGGATAGGGGTAGGTTTGTAGGGTTTGCCTATCTCCAACTTGACCAGATGATGCCAGACTGTTCCCCCAACTGTTCCCTCAGTCCTCACGCCTCCCTGGGCCTTGGTTTACCGTTTGCGGACAGGAAGCTCCCAGCCACATACAGCAGTTTGGGGGAGCTGAGCAAGTCTGGGATGCAACTGCCATCC
Above is a genomic segment from Neovison vison isolate M4711 chromosome X, ASM_NN_V1, whole genome shotgun sequence containing:
- the WAS gene encoding wiskott-Aldrich syndrome protein; protein product: MSGGPVGGRSGGRGGPGVQQNIPSTLLQDHENQRLFEMLGRKCWTLATAVVQLYLALPPGAEHWTKEHCGAVCFVKDNPQKSYFIRLYGLQTGRLLWEQELYSQLVYSTPTPFFHTFAGDACQAGLNFADEGEAQVFRALVQEKIQKRNQRQSGDRRQLPTPPAPANEERRGGLPPLPPHPGGDQGGPASGQLSLGLVTVDIQNPDITSSRYRGLPAPGPGPADKKRSGKKKISKADIGAPSGFKHVSHVGWDPQNGFDVNNLDPDLRSLFSRAGISEAQLTDAETSKLIYDFIEDQGGLEAVRQEMRRQEPLPPPPPPSRGGNQAPRPPTMGSNKGRSGPLPPVPLGGAPPPPTPRAPPPPGRGGPPPPPPPATGRSGPPPPPPPGAGGPPVPPPPPPPPPPPSSGDGPVPPPPPALGPVGNLAPGGGRGALLDQIRQGIQLNKTPGAPENSALQPAPQSSEGLVGALMHVMQKRSRAIHSSDEGEDQAGDEDEDDEWDD